In Mercurialis annua linkage group LG5, ddMerAnnu1.2, whole genome shotgun sequence, a single genomic region encodes these proteins:
- the LOC126681067 gene encoding 1-aminocyclopropane-1-carboxylate oxidase homolog 4-like, which yields MTTFNEFDQFNEAKKFDDSKTGVKGLLDSGLTTIPRIFIHPPETLSGINPVNRKPGSDHVIPTIDLSGVHSGDRRSTIVEEISRASRELGFFQIVNHGVPVEVLDKVINGVKAFHELPTEVKKRWYRRDMVNGVNFFSNVDLFKSKAASWRDTLQIRLGSNLAEIPEIPEVCREEVMDWSEEAVQVAELLMELLCEGLAVKSSTLKEMSCLEGRVMVGHYYPHCPQPDLTVGITSHTDPGVLTLLLQDSIGGLQVRHGDEWVDVTPVPGAIVVNIGDILQIMSNDEYKSVDHRVLANPSHDPRVSIAIFFNPGKRDCQYGPLPDLISPEKPAIYKQFTLVDYMKKFFSKELDGKGLTGYFKL from the exons ATGACAACATTCAACGAATTCGATCAATTCAACGAAGCTAAAAAATTCGACGATTCCAAAACCGGCGTTAAAGGTTTACTAGACTCAGGCCTCACTACTATACCTCGTATTTTCATCCACCCACCCGAAACTCTATCCGGTATCAACCCCGTTAACCGAAAACCCGGCTCCGATCATGTCATCCCGACCATCGACCTCTCCGGAGTTCACTCCGGCGACCGGAGATCAACGATTGTGGAGGAGATATCACGTGCAAGTAGAGAGCTAGGGTTTTTTCAGATAGTGAACCACGGTGTGCCGGTGGAAGTTTTGGATAAGGTTATTAACGGAGTTAAGGCGTTTCATGAACTGCCGACGGAGGTTAAGAAACGATGGTATAGACGGGATATGGTTAACGGAGTTAACTTTTTTTCTAATGTTGATTTGTTTAAGTCTAAAGCTGCTAGTTGGAG GGATACGCTTCAGATAAGGCTAGGTTCCAACTTAGCAGAGATTCCTGAAATTCCGGAGGTATGCCGGGAAGAGGTCATGGATTGGAGTGAAGAGGCCGTGCAGGTGGCGGAGCTGTTAATGGAGTTGTTATGTGAAGGGTTAGCAGTGAAATCAAGTACCTTGAAGGAGATGTCATGTTTAGAAGGCAGGGTGATGGTTGGTCACTACTATCCGCACTGTCCTCAGCCTGATCTTACGGTTGGGATCACATCACATACCGATCCTGGGGTTTTAACTCTGTTACTTCAGGACTCTATTGGCGGTTTGCAGGTTAGGCATGGTGATGAATGGGTTGATGTTACTCCTGTTCCGGGAGCTATTGTTGTTAACATTGGAGATATACTTCAG ATTATGTCCAATGATGAATACAAAAGTGTAGATCACAGAGTGTTGGCTAATCCTTCACACGATCCGCGAGTTTCCATTGCCATTTTCTTCAACCCTGGCAAGAGAGACTGCCAGTACGGGCCCCTTCCGGATCTAATTTCACCAGAAAAGCCAGCTATTTATAAGCAATTTACGCTCGTGGATTACATGAAAAAATTCTTCTCAAAGGAATTGGATGGCAAAGGTTTGACAGGTTACTTTAAGCTGTAA